The sequence GCCGAACGGCCGGTCGGACCATGACAGCACTCCCATCGCGCCCCGGTGTCCCCCGGGGAGCGCGCATGCTCCCCCACCTGAAGGGCGACGCTAATCCCGGTCGAATCGGACAGATAGGGCGATAGCGGGTGAACTCGCCCGAAGCGCCCCGATACCACCCGGACGGTCGATCCGAGGAGGACGAGTCAGTCGCCCGGGGAGGTGATCCGCGCCGGGTTCCCGACGACCGTCGCGCCCGCCGGGACGTCCCGGGTCACGACCGCACCGGCACCCACGACGGCGCCGCGGCCGACCCGGATGCCCCCGATGACGATGCACCCCGCGCCGAGCTCCACGCCGTCCTCGATCACGGGGCACGGCCCGTCAGGACGCTTGTTGCCGATCGTCACGTGCTGCCGGATCGTGACGTCGTCACCGATCACGGTCCGGTCGTTGATGACGATTCCCGCACCGTGGAAGACGCGCAGCCGGCGCCCCACGACGGTGCCCCAGGGGATCTCCACCGACAGCACCCACTCGACGGCGACGCGGTACAGGACCCCGATCGGCAGCGCCCAGGGACGCGGTGGCCTGCCGAGCGGGCCCCGCGCGGCGTGCGCGAGCCGGTAGGCCACGACGACCAGCTGCCCCTTCGACTGGCCCGCGTTCGCGGCGACGTCCTCGCGCAGGTTCACGCCACACCTCTTCCGACGAGAGCGACCGCGCCCGGTGACGGCGCGGACAGGTCCGAGGGCCGCGGTCGCAGGGCGAGCGCCGCGACGACCATCGCGACGCCGAGGCCCACACCGAGCAGACCGTAGAAGAACGACTCCACGAGGACCGCGACGAGGACCGCGTTCATCACGACCCCCGGGACGTCCTGCCGCGACCACGTGCGTCTGATGAGCCACACCAGGAACGCGAGGAAGAGCAGGAGCCCGACGAAGCCGTGCGAGAACAGCACCATCCACACCTGTCCCTGGGTGCCCAGGGCGGGGATCTCGATCGCGACGTCCTGCGCCTCGCGCGGCACGGCGTGACCGAAGAACGGCGACTCGAGGGTCTGCCGCACCGTCTCGACGTAGACGGTGGTGCGCGACTCGTTGGTCCCGGAGCTCTCGAGCCGGTCGTCGAGGCGCTGGGAGACCGGCAGGACCTGCAGCGCCAGGACGCCGACGAGGCCGACGGCGATCACGCCGAGCAGCGCCTTCGCCCGTCCGTGCAGCGCGAAGCGCACGGACGCGAGGACCATGATGCC is a genomic window of Cellulomonas fulva containing:
- a CDS encoding serine O-acetyltransferase, encoding MNLREDVAANAGQSKGQLVVVAYRLAHAARGPLGRPPRPWALPIGVLYRVAVEWVLSVEIPWGTVVGRRLRVFHGAGIVINDRTVIGDDVTIRQHVTIGNKRPDGPCPVIEDGVELGAGCIVIGGIRVGRGAVVGAGAVVTRDVPAGATVVGNPARITSPGD